The nucleotide window CTGGGAGCGAGATCAGGGTCCTGCAACTTGGTAACGAACAGTCGCTAAAAGCCGCTGCGAAAGGGTCTGCGGGCATGGGATTCTAATGTCACGCGAGGCTTGGGCGTGCTTAGCTCTTGGAAGCGCATGTTCCCGCTCCGCGGAGTGGCTCAAGTCGAGACAGCCTCATCTTCAAAGCCTGTTGTTCCTGCTTTTGAGGATTCTGCAGTGATGCCCGACAGTAAGCCTCCGGACGTGCCGTAATGACGTTCAGGAGAGTGGATTTAGTCCTGATTGTCGGCTGTGTTGGACATGGTTGCTGTGTCGTCATGAACGATTGAGGCGGCTTGTTCGTCCACCATCTGCGCCGCTGCAGGGCGATCACTAGTAGTGGCAAACGCCATGTAGGCATCTTCCCAGCTTGTGCATGAAGATGCATTTCCCATTGGCCCAGCCCGCAGCATATCGCTTTCAATCACGATATTTCCTGTACGGTGATGAATCGCATCTCCCTGACAAGCTACTATGCTAGTATTACAAGTGCCCTTGTGGTGCTCTTGGACATCCGCATCGCTCGCTCCACCATTGTGCCTCGTCTCGGTGGTTGTCTTTTCTGAATCGTTGTAGGTTTGTCGTTCTAGGCGCTGTACTCCGGCTCCGATATCTTCCGGTGCGTCTGGACTTTCGCGCGCGATGAAGTGGGTATTGGGTATGGGTAAGGCAGTAGCTACATCACTAGGAGCATCTTGGGCTCTGTCCAATGTTCCATCGAGCAATGTCTCGTTGGGCTTCCGTGGCTTCCTACTTCGAACCTGAGTGATTGCGGTCATGTTTATCTGTGCCGGTCCAGCGCCCAATGTCTCCTTGGCTCTTCGTGCTGATCTGGTTGTGCGAGCATTTGCCAACGTCTGTTGGTCCCTTCCCAAGTCGCCTTCCATATCACCATTCGTCTCTTGCGCTTTCGTCTTCTCTGCCGCAACCTTCACACCCTCTTTCTTCTTTACAAGCTCTTCCTCGCTCAACTCAACCCATTTCGCGCCCACCTTTTTCATCTGTGTAAACCTGAGAAACGTCTGGCCAGAACCGCTCGTATCCATATACTCTGATCCCTCGGGTGGCGCATTTCTGCCTCGAACATATGTCTCACTGGGCCGATGATACTCTTCACTACTCCGGTAGCTGGCAGGAAATTCAACTGTCTCCGAGAACTTGAGTCGCTTGCGCCCTGATATAGATACCATGCTCCGCGATCTCTTCGGCGATGGACGGAGAGAAAGCGATATATTGTGATGGTGTTGCGCAAGTCTATCGGGCATCTCTATGGTATCGCTGAACTTCTGGACGGTCGGTGAATGCGAATGTCGTCGCTTGGTGCCCTGGTCTTGCTGCTCGACCTCGTCCTCATCCGTGTAAGTCTCGTGATCTCGTCTCTTGGATACTGTAGGCACCTCGACAGTCATGAGCCAATTGTGAAATTCCATGTGCGCTCTCTTGTAGTTCTCCCGAGCAAATGACTTTGTGATGGAATCGCGCTTGTTTTGATATGTCGTCCAGTCCATGTCCGCAGTCTGCACAGCATCATAAAGCGTGCTAAACTGCTGACATGTGTCGCAACCTTCGCTCGTTCCCGGTGAGGCTGTTGCAGCCAGGCCAGTAGGCGCGATTGTTGCGAGAACTCTGGCGCATGTTTTACATTTGATAGAATCATTATCGCTGGCCATCCGGTCGTTGTTGTCGAGGTTACACTTGCGGGTAGATGTCATGTTCAATGGCTGAGGCTGACCGTCTAATAGTGGGGTAAACACAGAGTGGACGCGTTTGGACAAAAATAAACACGCGACGTGAACCATTCGACAATCCTCGATAACGCGTGCGCCACTTTTGCCGAAGATGCCGACAATGACAAAGGAGCAAATGTGGCGCAGTAAATGTACTGTAGAGTAAGACGTTGTATAGAGAAGGCCCGAGAAAATAGCGTCTTCGTTCCAGCCTCGCGATGTCAGCTTCGATTGAAGAAACCACGTGGATCACCATTTCGCTCACCATCGATAATCCCTGTCCTCAACCTCACAATGTCCCCTACGTCTGACCCACAAATACCAACAACTGCCATGACCCACATGTCAGACTACAAGATGACGATGACCTGCAACTTTCATGCACAATTCGGCTCCAACATACCAACATCGACGCTCCTGTATGCGCTAGTCTAGTAAACGCCGAAAAAACACACCGAAACATTAGATCTGCAAAGCCGGAGATATGCATATGTACAGCGAGTTGTTCAAGTGCCCAGACTGATCGACGTGTTGGAATAGACAAAGCTGTGATACCGATCATGACTGACGTGACAAGAACATGACTCGTCGCTTACCCCAGATACAACGGGAGTTTGCGAGAAGAGTGTGCACCCCTCTTCTTGATGATCGTTTgtgtcgagacgcggtgagagccttcactagtattcacggtgaatcaggcttcccgtgctctgattggccaggcactgattagtcagctgctccgtgcgcgcaccatagatattctcccttctcccgtagctccaatacaacaagttcacgcacgttttctccaccttcatcaggTTATGAGCCCTCCTCTATCACGATAAAGTGCTCTAGAGGTGCGATTTCCGCAGCAGCAGAACCGATCAGTTGAACACAACATCAGTCACTcgcgcgacgacgacgacgataaAGTCACGATGGCGCCATCCACAGCGATGGACGCGATCCCAAAGCTACAAGCAGATGGTAGCAACGCTTACCACTGGGAAGCAGCATTGAAGCTGTACGCAAATATTCACTCTATCGGAGGTCTACTCGACGGCAGCTACATGGTCACATACCCAGAAACACCTCACTATCAAACTGAACCGACAACTACGTCATCGGCATTCAACACGCCACAACTTCTGCTTGACGCTCAGCAACGCGTACGAGCCCACAACAAAGAAGTTACTACACAGTACGACAAAGACTATGAGCTCTATCGTATTTACAACTCCCGAGAATCGTCTCTCACCTTGGCTATACTCAATACAGTACCAAGATCAGTATGGGACAACGTCATGAACCTGCCCACAGTGAGGCAGAAGTACGAAGCTATTACAGCTCGTTATCGTGAACAAGGCGTCACTGAAGAGTGTACTATCTGGGCAGATTTTTTCAAGCTGAGAGCTCAAGACTGCCCCTCTACAGCCAACTTCACCGACAAGTTTAAAGCAGGACTTGCAAAGCTTGACGTCATCGCAGACTGTAAGCTATCTAACAAAGCTCGAGTGTATCAGTTCATTCTTGCTATCAACAACGCCTACCCGGACTACGGACGCGATCGCCGCGCTGATCTGCGCCGCAACGTTACTCTGAACGTCGATCGCATGTGCAGCGAGCTCATTGACGAGGCCCGCCGCGACGACCCAATCAAGACCATTAACACGTCTATCCGAGCTTCTGGGGGTGACAACAACCGCAGTCAGCCTCTTGGTGATAACAACGACGCCAACAGAAGCGCCACCCGTGGCCGCGGCAATCGAGGCAATGGGCGAGCCCAGCGCGGACGAGGTAGAGGTTCTGAGGGTGCGACTCAGAGACCTACAAATACCTCCCCATACTGCAAGCACTGCGACTGCAACCATACTGGAGGAGGTGATAACTGCTGGTACACCTTTCCTCACCTCGCCACTGAAGCCTGGCGTCAGCGCCAAGCTCAACAACAAGGCAAACAACAGCCTACTAGCACCAACGCCGCAGCTATTAATGCTGAAGGCTTTGCCTTTACAACGGTTCATTTGTCAGAGAAGGTACAGAGTCTCACCAAGGAGACCTCTAACTTCAAACAACGATTCATTATCGATACTGGAAGCAGCGATCACATCTGCAATGATCGCAGCAAGTTCCAAATTCTACACGACACTGCTCCTGCTACAATTAATACTGGAGCCGGACCTATTACTGCTAAGCAGGTAGGTACCATTCAGATCACTGTCGTCACGTCAGAAGGTGTACTCAACAAGGTCTCCTTCACTAACGTGCTATACGCTCCGGACATGTTTGTATCAGTCCTCTCCCACTCTAAACTACGAGCGAAAAATCTCTATTACCACGGCTGGGACAGCAAGCTGTACCTCATGCCATCACAACAAGAGATCGCCTTCACACCTGAGATCGACAAGATCCCTACGCTCCTCCTCGCCAACACAGAGCTTGAGGCAGCTCGCGCGTTTGCCTTTGCAACCGCCGCAACCACCAACCCAACAGGTGTACTCGCTCCCTATCGCGAGATTACTCTCCAAGAGCTCCATGAGCTGTTTGGCCATGCCGACCCCAAAGCTCTTAAGCTTCTTGTCGCCAACACCACCGGCCTACGTCTCACTACAACACAGGCATTCTCATGCGAGGCCTGCATGTTATCCAAATCGAAGAAGCAGATCTCACGACGGTCTCCAGCCCGCTCAACCACGTTCCTCCATCGTATTCATATCGATATCGTTGGACCAGTGACGCCCGAAGGTGTCAACGGTGAGCGCTACTGGATACTGTACACCGACGACTACTCACGATACCGCTGGATTGATTTCACAGACTGCAAAGCAGCAATCACATCTAAGCTTATACAACACCTGGACAAGATggaaactcaacaccacgTTCGAGTGTCGATCGTTCACATGGACAACGACAACATGTTCCTCAACCAGACGACTGGGCGTTACTTCAAGGACAAAGGCATCATCTCCGAGCCTTCCACCGCCTATACACCCCACCAGAATGGAGTCGCTGAAGCCAGCAACTACGTAGTGGAGGTCCGAGCACGCACAATGATTTTGGCGGCGCCTCACATATCTAAGTCATACTGGCCATACGCAGCCCAGTACTCTATCGACGTCCTTAACCATAGCGTCAGCTCTGCTGTACTAGACAGTAAGACACCAAGACAGCTGCTATTTGAGCACATGAAGGTTGCAAACCCTGTGCCTAACCTATGCTCCTTCCGCACCTTCGGAGAAGCTGGGTACGTCCATCAACCAGTACAGCGACGAGTTCAGAGCGCCAAGTTCGAACCACGATCGGTCAAGATGTACTTCGTCGGTCGAGAAGGATCACGGATCTACCTTATGTGGGATCCAGTCACACAGTCCATACACCGTACGAGCAGTGTTGCTTGGCCTAAACACGACGTCAAAGCTGTAGTCCAAGAAGACACAGCTACAACCAAACCGGATCAATGCTTCTATATCCAAGATCCACCGCCAGCACTAGATCCCTCTTCATTTCCACACCATGAAGTCTCTCTCCCGGAGCAAGGTAGTGGTTATGTATTTGACGGACTAGAGGCTGAAGCGCAGTCTAGCTTTGACTTTGACGCGGACATTGACAACTATAACAGTCTTAACGAGGTTGCTAATGCTCGAGCAACACCTCAGCGTCGGGATACATCCCAAAACGCTCCACGTCACGACGAGATCAGTGCATCATTTGATGCCCGTAACATACTCGATGGACGTCGTCGCATCACTCGACCGCCCAACCGATACGCGGCAGTCTCTCGTTGCTTTGCTACGGCAATTACAGaggcaacaacaacagactTACCGCCTGAGCCTGCCACACGCAAGGCAGCACGCCTTCATCCATACAGCAAGCAATGGATCGCTGCTGAAGATGAAGAGCTCGTATCACTCGACCAGAATGGCACATGGGAGACCACAACCACGATCCCTCCCGACGTATACGCCCTGCCTACTAAGTGGGTATACAAATACAAAGTCAAGGACGATGGACAACTCGAGCGCTTCAAGGCTCGACTGGTTGTCTGTGGCAATAGGCAGGAGACCGACTTCTGGCGCGAAACCTACGCTGCAGTAGCTCGCGCAACTACACTGAAAGTCCTTCTCGCCCTTGTCGCAACCGAAGACTTAGAATGCGAGCAAGCAGACGTTGTTACCGCCTTTCTCAACGGTAAACTAGACAAAGACGAAGTAGTCTATGTCCGCCTGCCAGACGGACGCAAAGCCAAGCTTATCAAAGCTTTGTACGGCCTGCGCCGCTCACCACGCCTCTGGTACAAtgagctatcgagctatctcAAGGGTATCGGCTTAGATCCTTTAGAGTCAGATCCATGTGTCTTCAAACACCTAGACGGCAGTCTTATCCTTGCGTATGTTGATGATATCATCTTCATCACAGCTACGAAGCAACGCATGAAGGAGATCAAAGAGGCTGTATACAAGAAGTACAAGTGTCGAGATCTAGGACCAATCTCTCACTACCTAGGTCTCCGGATCCGACGCTCACGACCATCCCGACTCATCGAGATCTCAATGGAGTCATATGTCGACAAGCTTGTAGAGGAGTATAGTCGTCAACACGCGCTCCCTCGCTACACGCCGCTTGATACCTCAGTACTCAAGTTGAAGCTGCGATCTCCAACTGATCTTGCAACTCAACAACAAATTCAGAACTACCAAAAGGTTATTGGCAAGCTGCTGTATCCAGCAACCCAACTGCGAGCCGATATATCCTTCCACGTCGCCTATCTCGCCCGCGCTATGAGCAATCCAACTCAACAACACTACGAGTACGCAATCCAGATCATCGACTATCTCAAGACCTTCAAATCTCTTGTAATGAGCTATCGAGCTACATCTCCACACGCACGCATGCCTATCACCATGTATGCGACATCATACGATgacaacaagaacaacacTAATCCTACGCTACACCTACATGGCTACAGCGACGCCTCATTTGCTGACGGCGAGGACCGCAAATCAACCTCCGGATACTTGTTCAAACTTGCTGGAGGTACTATCTGTCACAAGTCAGTCAAGCAAAAGCTAGTTACAACCTCAACAACTGAAGCTGAGTACGTTGCTCTTACCTACGCCGCTAAGGAGGCTACCTGGCTGTACCGTCTGCTACACCAGCTCGGTTACAACGGTACAGATACCCATCCTATCCTTATCTACGGAGACAACGCTCCATCTATACAGCTACTACACTCAGAGGGTCATCACGAGCGTACAAAGCACGTCGATATCTACTACCATTACATCAAGGATCAAGTCCGCGACGGCAACCTCTACGTAGAGCATGTACGAACTCATGAGATGGCTGCTGACGGCCTCACGAAACCTCTTGAACGACAAGCCCACAGCAGGTATCTACAACAGCTAGGCCTTACGACTCCAACTATCGAAACAAAGGACTACAACAAAGGTGGATAGAGCAGGACTATCAGGTCCTGTGGGGGTgtgtcgagacgcggtgagagccttcactagtattcacggtgaatcaggcttcccgtgctctgattggccaggcactgattagtcagctgctccgtgcgcgcaccatagatattctcccttctcccgtagctccaatacaacaagttcacgcacgttttctccaccttcatcagtTTGCCTAAATTAGCCCATTCTAGAGTACTAAATCTCCCGCCCCCAGATTCTGAGAGCTCGTATCATCCAGTGACATACTGTCTCAGTAGTAGTGGATGTAAGACCCAACATAGAACCATGCAAGGGCGTCTGTAAAGCTGGGGCTCGTATTCGATTGCACTACAGTAGCCCAACCTTCTAACATCCCCCGCAAAGCTACGCATGAAGTTCTATTACTGTATCCTTAGCGTCCCAGATCCGACATAGAAGCATGCAAGAACCTCTGCAAAGCTAAGAGCCGTATCCGATCCGATTGAAGTAGCCGGATCCTTTCGGAACCCTTACTTGGAAAGCCATGATCCATACTAGACTCGATTGCTGCCTTCTAATCCTCTCGGATCCAACATAGAACCATGCAAGAGCCACTGCAAAGCCACGACTCATGTTAGACTCGATTTCCACACCCTGACCTTCTCAAAGCCTCTACAAAACTACAGCTCGTATTCGGTTCGATTGCTGTAGCCTAACTGTCCTACAGCTTATGCATAGTCACTGCTCTGCTTATATTCGATTCGCTTGTTCAACCTCTCAGAACCTGTCTTTCTGCCACTCTGAAACGTCTGCTTACCAGCTCAATATCTCCGTAGGATTCCGGATACCAAGGTATCTAGTCAAGGTACGTCATTTTGCCATGTTGAAGCGTCTACTTACTATGTCACCTTCACCGTATGATTTCATGTATCCCTGTACCTAATGAAGTTGCGTAACTGAGCTCGGTGCTCTCATACACGTACGTATCACTTGCATTGCATATGGCTCGACTATTACGCCGCGATTCTGCCAATCTTGCATATTCGTATACCCCACGCGTGTCCGTTACATTATTGTTGTATGAATCTTGATTGCTTCAAAGTTGATAGTGTAGCGCCGAAATCTCTCTAGGCAATGTAGAAATGATAGGTGAAAGTCTAGGCGATGTGGTAGTAATGAGATAGCACAGCTTTCAGAGTGCTACCTTGACATTTTTCTCTCGTAATGTTCGGATCTGACGGAAAGACTTGTACTGCATGGAAGCCCAGCTGAGACCATCATGAGGAAACCCATGCAAGCTTCCACATCACACTTTGACTGAAAGACAACGCTGAATGTTCACTGAATAAAAAAAATTCGCTCAGTGCTGTGTAATTGCTCAAGAAATGGACCCCCAACACCCCCAATACGGCCAATGAACAGCAAGAATTCCCGTGCCGAACGCTACCTGCAAAGGCTCATAATTCTGTAACTTAATAATTTTGAATGCTCAAGACCAAATTCTCATAAAACCCGTGAAAACCATTCGATGAAACATCAACTATCAAAAAACTCCTTGTTCTTATCCATCAGCCCATCCAACTCCTCCATGCTCATCTCTCCTAATCCCTTCTTGAGATGCAAGCTATGCCACTGCCTCTTATACCTCTCCACATACCCCTTACTCATCTCCCTCCACGACTCGCCTCCCAACCCCACGAGTTTCTCATCATCCTTCGCAAGCACTTTGGTAGACCCGCGCAAGCTCGTTTCTATAATCTTGACGCGCTCAACACTGCCAAACGCTGCCACTACTATTCTAACCATCATTGCAATTTCCGATTGGGGGATTCCCTTGACGTCAATCGTGAGTTCGAGGAGATGTACTTCCTTCACAAGCGCTCGTAACTGGCATCTCCAAAATCGTGGTAGACCGGGTTGTGTGTAGTTTTGATGTGGGGGTTCCAAAAGTTCGTATAGTTCATCTGGTGATAACCATCTCATGCAATGCAGCAGTGCACTGTGCCCGAAGTGAAAAGCGAGACGTCGGATGTGGCGGCGGTTGCCGGGTCCGCATTGCCAGAGGAAGTTTGTGGTTCCTGTGAGGCCAAAGTGAAAGTTTGTGCGGTGGAAGATGTAAGGTAGCATTGTAGCGGTGATGGGTGGGGATATCCGAAACATGCCGGAGAGACTGATGGGTGGTTCGGCTGACCCAGATGTTCGGGAGAGTGCACCGTGGCACAAATCATAGTCCCGTGTTAGTCCGGTGGCATACATGAGTATCATCTCTTGAAGCTCTGG belongs to Pyrenophora tritici-repentis strain M4 chromosome 10, whole genome shotgun sequence and includes:
- a CDS encoding rve multi-domain protein → MAPSTAMDAIPKLQADGSNAYHWEAALKLYANIHSIGGLLDGSYMVTYPETPHYQTEPTTTSSAFNTPQLLLDAQQRVRAHNKEVTTQYDKDYELYRIYNSRESSLTLAILNTVPRSVWDNVMNLPTVRQKYEAITARYREQGVTEECTIWADFFKLRAQDCPSTANFTDKFKAGLAKLDVIADCKLSNKARVYQFILAINNAYPDYGRDRRADLRRNVTLNVDRMCSELIDEARRDDPIKTINTSIRASGGDNNRSQPLGDNNDANRSATRGRGNRGNGRAQRGRGRGSEGATQRPTNTSPYCKHCDCNHTGGGDNCWYTFPHLATEAWRQRQAQQQGKQQPTSTNAAAINAEGFAFTTVHLSEKVQSLTKETSNFKQRFIIDTGSSDHICNDRSKFQILHDTAPATINTGAGPITAKQVGTIQITVVTSEGVLNKVSFTNVLYAPDMFVSVLSHSKLRAKNLYYHGWDSKLYLMPSQQEIAFTPEIDKIPTLLLANTELEAARAFAFATAATTNPTGVLAPYREITLQELHELFGHADPKALKLLVANTTGLRLTTTQAFSCEACMLSKSKKQISRRSPARSTTFLHRIHIDIVGPVTPEGVNGERYWILYTDDYSRYRWIDFTDCKAAITSKLIQHLDKMETQHHVRVSIVHMDNDNMFLNQTTGRYFKDKGIISEPSTAYTPHQNGVAEASNYVVEVRARTMILAAPHISKSYWPYAAQYSIDVLNHSVSSAVLDSKTPRQLLFEHMKVANPVPNLCSFRTFGEAGYVHQPVQRRVQSAKFEPRSVKMYFVGREGSRIYLMWDPVTQSIHRTSSVAWPKHDVKAVVQEDTATTKPDQCFYIQDPPPALDPSSFPHHEVSLPEQGSGYVFDGLEAEAQSSFDFDADIDNYNSLNEVANARATPQRRDTSQNAPRHDEISASFDARNILDGRRRITRPPNRYAAVSRCFATAITEATTTDLPPEPATRKAARLHPYSKQWIAAEDEELVSLDQNGTWETTTTIPPDVYALPTKWVYKYKVKDDGQLERFKARLVVCGNRQETDFWRETYAAVARATTLKVLLALVATEDLECEQADVVTAFLNGKLDKDEVVYVRLPDGRKAKLIKALYGLRRSPRLWYNELSSYLKGIGLDPLESDPCVFKHLDGSLILAYVDDIIFITATKQRMKEIKEAVYKKYKCRDLGPISHYLGLRIRRSRPSRLIEISMESYVDKLVEEYSRQHALPRYTPLDTSVLKLKLRSPTDLATQQQIQNYQKVIGKLLYPATQLRADISFHVAYLARAMSNPTQQHYEYAIQIIDYLKTFKSLVMSYRATSPHARMPITMYATSYDDNKNNTNPTLHLHGYSDASFADGEDRKSTSGYLFKLAGGTICHKSVKQKLVTTSTTEAEYVALTYAAKEATWLYRLLHQLGYNGTDTHPILIYGDNAPSIQLLHSEGHHERTKHVDIYYHYIKDQVRDGNLYVEHVRTHEMAADGLTKPLERQAHSRYLQQLGLTTPTIETKDYNKGG